From Megalobrama amblycephala isolate DHTTF-2021 linkage group LG8, ASM1881202v1, whole genome shotgun sequence, the proteins below share one genomic window:
- the arl6ip6 gene encoding LOW QUALITY PROTEIN: ADP-ribosylation factor-like protein 6-interacting protein 6 (The sequence of the model RefSeq protein was modified relative to this genomic sequence to represent the inferred CDS: inserted 1 base in 1 codon), translating to MVRSARDNDVPSLDIYSEDEDNTALTGISNTSDESGVKRRVTPGRLPARPRLWRDTHLWPARYXSVLCSIVIVSFIAVLISFLYIVLKDLRAERITTEDGSEVRLLGFWSILVLSSVAGVLCCSFSWTLTYFDSFEPGMFPPTPLSSARLKRMTGHSFHMGYSMAILNGIVAALTFMWYLN from the exons ATGGTGCGGTCTGCCAGAGATAACGATGTCCCGTCTTTAGACATTtattctgaagatgaagatAATACTGCATTAACAGGAATAAGCAACACTTCGGATGAGAGCGGCGTGAAGCGCAGGGTAACGCCTGGGCGGCTCCCCGCACGGCCGCGGCTCTGGAGAGACACTCACCTGTGGCCCGCTCGGT TCTCTGTGCTCTGCAGCATAGTCATCGTCTCATTCATCGCTGTGCTGATCTCATTCTTGTACATCGTATTAAAAG ATTTAAGAGCAGAAAGGATAACCACTGAAGATGGATCAGAAGTGAGACTCCTGG GTTTTTGGAGTATTTTGGTCCTGTCTTCTGTGGCTGGAGTTTTGTGTTGCAGTTTCTCCTGGACTCTAACCTACTTTGACTCCTTTGAGCCAGGAATGTTCCCTCCAACTCCTCTTTCTTCAGCCAGACTCAA aaGAATGACCGGACACTCTTTCCACATGGGCTACAGTATGGCAATACTCAATGGAATAGTGGCTGCTCTCACTTTTATGTGGTATCTCAACTGA
- the rprmb gene encoding protein reprimo B, whose protein sequence is MNSTVFNDTDSALFSNRSIESFLSCCNLSSVVTDSGFVSAALDERSVFIMRAVQIAVMCVLALTVVFGIFFLGCNLLIKSEGMINFLVTDRRPSKDVEAVIVGSY, encoded by the coding sequence ATGAATTCAACAGTTTTCAACGACACGGACAGTGCTTTGTTTTCCAACAGAAGCATCGAGAGCTTTCTTTCGTGTTGTAATCTGTCCTCAGTGGTGACGGACAGCGGGTTTGTGTCCGCGGCGCTGGACGAGCGCAGCGTGTTCATCATGCGCGCGGTGCAGATCGCGGTCATGTGCGTGCTCGCGCTCACCGTCGTCTTCGGCATCTTCTTTTTAGGCTGTAACTTGCTCATTAAGTCCGAGGGAATGATCAACTTTCTGGTCACGGACAGAAGACCGTCAAAGGACGTCGAAGCGGTCATCGTTGGATCGTACTAG